The following are from one region of the Nicotiana tabacum cultivar K326 chromosome 3, ASM71507v2, whole genome shotgun sequence genome:
- the LOC107802054 gene encoding uncharacterized protein At3g28850-like, producing the protein MGCATSKPKVCRKCRAPCSPVRRSYSMHDDSYHHLVALTSSTLGSLKLDPLNQSQSIKDDRSSFGHCDTDEVMKSCKEEFAMGLIEAKTWSQMINEKIPKVIPKTPIRTPPGEPETINTWELMEGLEDSSPLKLSHHVRSFSFHVSPNPVPSLYDLPTPRVKDHIEGSPKPLWEEITEDETNSNSNDTSIVSEFDPEVISTLRKALEDLPPANPFHLKPLISENQQSGADKEDSLEITDVITDVKKVNGEVTEYKVCKDKLVVYFTSLRGVRKTYEDCCHVRVILKGLGVKIDERDVSMHSGFKEELKELLGNEYSGGGLPRIFLGKKYIGGADEIRRMNEDGKLEKFVENCEKVEDGGGYGGCNCEACGDVRFVPCETCSGSCKIYYEADYEEDEENDQLDEDEYGFQRCPDCNENGLIRCPICCDY; encoded by the coding sequence ATGGGTTGTGCAACTTCAAAACCAAAAGTATGCCGCAAGTGCCGGGCTCCATGTTCGCCGGTCCGCCGGAGCTACTCAATGCACGACGACAGCTACCATCATTTGGTGGCGCTCACTTCCTCCACGTTAGGATCTCTGAAGCTCGATCCACTGAACCAGAGTCAATCTATCAAAGACGATCGATCTTCTTTTGGCCATTGTGATACTGATGAAGTTATGAAGAGTTGCAAAGAAGAGTTCGCTATGGGTTTAATTGAGGCAAAAACATGGTCTCAAATGATCAATGAGAAAATCCCGAAAGTGATTCCCAAAACTCCCATTAGAACTCCACCTGGCGAGCCAGAAACTATCAATACTTGGGAATTAATGGAAGGTCTTGAAGATAGTAGTCCGCTAAAACTTTCTCACCATGTCCGTAGCTTTTCTTTTCATGTTTCTCCTAATCCAGTTCCTTCTCTGTACGATCTACCTACACCTAGAGTAAAAGATCATATTGAAGGATCCCCAAAGCCATTGTGGGAGGAAATAACTGAAGATGAAACGAACTCAAATTCAAACGATACGTCTATCGTCTCTGAGTTTGATCCTGAAGTAATTTCTACTTTAAGAAAAGCATTAGAAGATCTCCCACCTGCAAATCCATTTCACCTTAAACCATTAATTAGTGAAAACCAGCAGTCAGGAGCCGACAAGGAAGATTCATTGGAGATAACGGATGTCATAACGGACGTGAAGAAAGTAAATGGGGAAGTAACAGAGTACAAGGTTTGTAAAGATAAACTAGTTGTTTATTTCACGAGTCTAAGAGGCGTGAGGAAAACATACGAGGATTGTTGTCACGTTCGTGTGATTTTAAAGGGACTAGGTGTGAAAATCGACGAGAGAGATGTATCGATGCATTCAGGGTTTAAAGAAGAGCTGAAAGAATTACTGGGAAATGAATACAGTGGAGGTGGATTGCCTAGAATATTTTTAGGGAAAAAATATATTGGTGGAGCTGATGAAATAAGGCGAATGAACGAGGATGGGAAACTCGAGAAGTTTGTAGAAAACTGTGAAAAAGTCGAGGATGGTGGTGGCTATGGAGGTTGTAACTGTGAGGCCTGTGGAGATGTTAGATTTGTACCATGTGAGACGTGCTCGGGGAGCTGTAAAATATATTATGAAGCAGAttatgaagaagatgaagaaaatgaCCAATTGGATGAAGATGAATATGGCTTCCAACGATGTCCAGATTGCAATGAAAATGGGCTAATTCGATGTCCAATTTGTTGTGATTATTAA